A part of Nitrospirota bacterium genomic DNA contains:
- a CDS encoding radical SAM protein, protein MIEIRSRIERYKRIIHSVYSYKRKQTILNYPPYILWIEPTNYCNLECVMCPNVKTPKDTKGYMELGLFKKIIDDVHNYIFDINLFLGGESLLHKDIASMISYATDRGIKVCLHTNATMLSKKTAEDILDAGLDMISISFDGYEKEVYESIRVKANFDKTLNNIISFLNEKKRRGSKKPYTVFQIIEFNDPDTKSPEDVKRAFYNQFEG, encoded by the coding sequence GTGATTGAAATCAGAAGCCGGATTGAACGCTATAAGAGGATAATCCATTCTGTTTATTCTTATAAAAGAAAGCAAACAATACTGAATTATCCACCCTATATTCTTTGGATTGAACCTACAAATTACTGTAATCTTGAATGTGTCATGTGCCCGAATGTCAAGACTCCTAAGGATACAAAGGGGTATATGGAGCTTGGTCTTTTTAAAAAGATTATTGATGATGTCCACAATTATATTTTTGATATTAATCTCTTCCTTGGCGGGGAGTCTCTTTTACATAAAGATATAGCCTCTATGATTTCTTATGCAACTGACCGTGGGATAAAGGTCTGCCTGCATACAAATGCCACTATGTTGAGTAAGAAAACAGCGGAGGATATTCTGGATGCTGGACTGGATATGATCAGCATCTCATTTGATGGATATGAAAAAGAGGTATATGAATCCATCCGGGTGAAGGCAAATTTTGATAAAACATTAAACAATATTATCAGCTTCCTGAATGAGAAAAAGAGGAGAGGTAGTAAAAAACCATACACAGTATTTCAGATTATTGAATTTAATGACCCTGATACAAAATCGCCTGAAGATGTAAAGCGTGCCTTTTATAATCAGTTTGAAGG
- a CDS encoding glycosyltransferase, with the protein MNKGMLRICYFGTYSMEEGYPRNRVIIDGLRKNGVDVVECHEDFWKDTSQKLEGVKAGSGIVKMLYRLLLAYSKLISKFMRVGHYDAIIVGYAGHIDIFLAKVLNLFRRKPLIFDAFLSLYDTAVMDRRIVRQGSFKAKLLRFLDTWSCRLADAVLLDTQAHIEYFVKEFGLPAGKFFAVPVGSALSSYQANSSPPCGGRSGGGGNGKDKFEILYFGSYIPLHGVDVIIHAAKILQDEKPHPHLNPLPEGEEISLPFKGRDRVGMGSYSSKVEIVFTMIGTGQLLPAMKQLASDLELKNINFIDRFVEEKELIKYIQRADICLGIFGKTEKALRVIPCKVYNCLQMGRSLITGNTVATEGILKHKENAFLCRPGDPDDLARGITELKNDANLREHIGANGYKYFENNFSVEAIGKRVLNSITSTIKR; encoded by the coding sequence ATGAACAAAGGAATGTTGCGTATATGTTATTTCGGCACCTACTCAATGGAAGAGGGGTATCCGAGGAACAGGGTGATTATTGATGGACTGCGTAAAAATGGTGTAGATGTTGTTGAATGTCATGAGGATTTCTGGAAGGATACATCACAAAAGTTAGAAGGGGTAAAGGCCGGTAGTGGAATCGTTAAGATGTTGTACAGGCTTTTGCTTGCCTATTCAAAACTAATAAGCAAATTCATGCGTGTTGGCCATTACGATGCAATCATTGTCGGCTATGCCGGTCATATAGATATATTTCTTGCAAAGGTCTTAAATCTCTTCAGAAGAAAACCTCTCATCTTTGATGCCTTCCTGTCACTCTACGATACCGCAGTAATGGACAGACGCATTGTCCGTCAGGGTTCATTCAAGGCAAAATTACTGCGGTTTCTTGATACATGGTCATGCAGACTGGCAGACGCAGTCCTGTTGGATACTCAGGCACATATTGAATATTTTGTAAAAGAGTTTGGCCTGCCTGCAGGGAAGTTCTTTGCAGTGCCGGTTGGGTCGGCTTTATCCTCTTACCAAGCAAATTCCTCCCCCCCTTGCGGGGGGAGGTCAGGAGGGGGGGGGAATGGCAAAGATAAATTTGAAATCCTCTACTTCGGCTCCTACATACCTCTTCACGGAGTAGATGTTATCATCCATGCTGCTAAGATATTGCAGGATGAAAAACCCCACCCTCACCTTAATCCTCTCCCTGAGGGAGAGGAGATTTCCCTCCCCTTCAAGGGGAGGGATAGGGTGGGGATGGGGTCATATTCGAGTAAAGTTGAAATAGTCTTTACCATGATAGGCACAGGACAGCTCCTGCCGGCAATGAAACAACTTGCGTCTGACCTTGAATTAAAGAACATAAATTTTATAGATAGATTCGTCGAAGAAAAGGAACTAATTAAATATATCCAGCGAGCTGACATTTGCCTCGGTATATTCGGCAAGACGGAAAAGGCATTAAGGGTTATACCTTGTAAAGTCTACAACTGTCTGCAAATGGGCAGATCGCTTATTACCGGAAATACGGTTGCAACCGAGGGCATTCTAAAACATAAGGAGAATGCCTTTTTGTGCAGGCCGGGTGACCCTGATGATCTCGCAAGAGGTATCACAGAACTCAAGAATGATGCTAATCTAAGAGAACATATTGGGGCTAATGGATATAAATATTTTGAGAATAACTTTTCTGTTGAGGCAATCGGGAAAAGGGTGTTGAATAGTATTACTTCAACTATAAAGAGGTGA
- a CDS encoding glycosyltransferase family 39 protein codes for MKNISDTKLKWIILGIITFLSFIVRISTASVFVTYPDSALYLSFAKSILNGRLFFDFAGGNNTILPPLYSLVIAFFSLFTGNIEKAGVLVSILSGAILIIPVFYIAKTVYNEKAAWVSTAFVFFSPILINWSTSMLTESLFITLFISGIAGCLYGIENKKLLFILVSGGLIGLSYMTRVVGIVVIPVLGIWMLIHYFSVRKPADNKTGMNWKDALVPVIVFSIGFILVTGLYLVKLHSFYGYWTIAGSYGSIKGTIAYEGAATPAGWENIKKGAVKESALLRLVKKILLNLQNYSLALLAMLTIGTIFVIAGLLFRWKVLYLVSVIVVYFSALLVQPLSPMIDERIRYLSPVFPLLLIIVSAGILRIGDLIKSQETRKILVPAMIVLVLLSFTLHLILFPVKLHFMGKIDDKYVRETVGLWMKKELPHPLRVMSRKPFMPYYADAIWFNTPATYIEMLQLAKEKSVDYIVLEREFEYERRPELRFLFYPKQVPPELSYIGGLQSPKTGEVYIALYRINREIGKQVN; via the coding sequence ATGAAGAATATTTCTGATACAAAGCTGAAGTGGATTATCCTTGGGATAATAACATTTTTATCTTTTATAGTTCGCATATCAACTGCCAGCGTATTTGTTACATATCCTGATTCAGCGTTATATCTTTCCTTCGCAAAATCCATACTAAACGGGAGGTTATTTTTTGATTTTGCCGGGGGTAATAATACTATTCTGCCGCCACTTTATTCTTTGGTTATTGCATTTTTCTCATTATTCACCGGAAATATTGAGAAAGCTGGAGTGCTGGTTTCTATTCTGTCAGGGGCCATTCTGATAATTCCAGTATTCTATATTGCCAAAACTGTTTACAATGAAAAGGCTGCATGGGTCAGCACTGCATTTGTATTCTTCAGCCCTATCCTAATTAACTGGTCAACGTCTATGCTGACGGAATCTCTATTTATCACACTATTTATATCAGGGATTGCCGGATGCCTTTATGGTATTGAAAATAAGAAGTTGCTATTTATTTTAGTTTCCGGTGGATTAATTGGTCTGTCATATATGACGAGAGTTGTCGGTATTGTTGTCATACCGGTTCTCGGGATTTGGATGTTAATCCATTATTTCAGTGTGAGAAAACCTGCTGATAATAAAACCGGCATGAATTGGAAAGATGCATTAGTTCCTGTAATAGTTTTTTCAATAGGTTTTATACTTGTAACAGGACTTTATCTGGTTAAATTACACTCATTCTACGGTTACTGGACCATTGCCGGTTCCTATGGAAGTATAAAAGGTACAATAGCTTATGAAGGCGCTGCAACTCCTGCAGGTTGGGAAAACATAAAAAAAGGTGCTGTGAAAGAGAGTGCTTTATTAAGACTGGTGAAGAAAATATTATTAAACCTTCAAAATTATTCATTAGCTTTACTTGCTATGCTTACAATCGGCACCATATTTGTAATTGCCGGTTTATTATTCAGGTGGAAGGTGCTCTATTTAGTTTCAGTAATAGTAGTCTATTTTAGCGCACTGCTTGTGCAACCTCTGTCTCCTATGATAGATGAGCGGATAAGGTATCTGTCACCTGTGTTTCCATTGTTATTGATTATTGTTTCCGCCGGGATTTTACGGATTGGAGATTTGATTAAATCCCAAGAGACAAGGAAGATATTGGTTCCTGCAATGATCGTTTTGGTCCTGCTTTCCTTTACCTTACACCTTATCCTGTTTCCGGTGAAATTACATTTCATGGGAAAAATAGATGATAAGTATGTAAGAGAAACAGTCGGGCTATGGATGAAGAAAGAACTACCTCATCCGCTAAGGGTTATGTCAAGAAAACCTTTTATGCCCTATTATGCTGATGCGATATGGTTTAATACGCCTGCTACGTATATTGAAATGCTTCAACTGGCAAAGGAAAAGTCAGTGGATTATATTGTCCTTGAAAGGGAATTTGAGTATGAAAGAAGACCTGAACTCCGATTCTTATTTTACCCTAAACAAGTACCGCCTGAATTATCATATATCGGAGGGCTACAGAGTCCTAAAACAGGTGAAGTATATATTGCCTTATACAGGATAAACAGGGAAATAGGCAAACAAGTTAATTAA
- a CDS encoding DUF2304 domain-containing protein gives MPLHQKIFAISISVLLFIVIIDLVRRRKLREEFSWLWLLTGAGVIVLAVWYDLLNLITRAIGAVLPTTTLFLFGGIFFMVINLYYATKISSLHNHVKDLAQHVAILETEIKRLGEK, from the coding sequence ATGCCGCTTCACCAAAAGATATTTGCCATAAGCATTAGTGTTTTACTTTTTATCGTTATTATTGACCTTGTAAGGAGGCGTAAGTTACGGGAGGAATTTTCATGGCTATGGCTTCTAACAGGGGCCGGTGTAATAGTGCTTGCAGTATGGTATGACTTGCTGAACCTTATAACAAGGGCAATTGGTGCGGTACTTCCTACAACAACACTCTTTCTGTTCGGCGGTATCTTTTTTATGGTAATAAATCTTTATTATGCAACCAAGATTTCAAGCCTGCACAACCATGTGAAAGACCTGGCACAGCATGTGGCGATACTTGAGACAGAGATAAAGAGGCTTGGAGAAAAATGA
- a CDS encoding glycosyltransferase family 2 protein, producing MPLKEVIIVIPAYNEEKNIEPLIRNIKTKVSDIDILVVDDGSLDRTARVAEDSGAIALRLPFNMGYGAALQTGFKYALMKRYRYAIQMDADGQHDPESIRLLLNEIRKEEVDVVIGSRFLDDKNVYKSPIVRKIGIGLFGKIASIVTGMTVSDPTSGFQALNRDALRFYSSKYYPVDYPDADVIIMLYRAGLRVKEVSVVMHNRLEGTSMHSGIIKPMYYVFKMFLSMFVTLLRRDKFVRRVVRREEIKHAASPKDICHKH from the coding sequence ATGCCTCTAAAAGAAGTTATCATAGTAATCCCCGCTTATAATGAAGAAAAGAATATAGAACCTCTAATAAGAAATATCAAGACTAAAGTTTCTGATATTGATATTCTTGTGGTTGATGACGGTTCTCTTGATCGTACAGCAAGAGTTGCAGAAGATTCGGGTGCTATAGCATTACGTCTGCCTTTTAATATGGGTTATGGCGCTGCACTGCAAACCGGCTTCAAGTATGCACTTATGAAGAGGTACAGATATGCGATCCAGATGGATGCCGATGGACAGCATGACCCTGAATCAATCAGGTTATTACTGAATGAAATAAGAAAAGAGGAAGTGGATGTGGTAATAGGTTCCAGATTTCTTGATGATAAAAACGTTTATAAATCTCCAATAGTACGTAAGATAGGGATAGGGTTATTTGGAAAGATTGCATCAATAGTTACAGGCATGACTGTGTCGGATCCGACTTCAGGATTTCAGGCGTTGAACAGGGATGCCCTCCGTTTTTATTCGAGTAAATACTATCCGGTTGATTATCCTGATGCAGATGTGATCATTATGCTTTACAGGGCCGGTTTGCGTGTAAAAGAGGTTTCTGTAGTTATGCATAACAGGCTGGAAGGCACTTCTATGCATAGCGGAATAATAAAACCTATGTATTATGTTTTTAAGATGTTTCTATCCATGTTCGTTACGCTTTTGAGAAGAGATAAATTTGTCAGACGTGTTGTACGGAGGGAGGAGATTAAGCATGCCGCTTCACCAAAAGATATTTGCCATAAGCATTAG
- a CDS encoding glycosyltransferase, which translates to MKLSVITPSFNQGKYIEQTIQSVLNQKGAFEIEHLIIDGGSADGTLDILKRYNGRIDWVSEKDRGQSHAINKGFNKAKGDIIGWLNSDDLYEDGALQKIVSVFSNNEDCQWIAGRCRIIDEDGMEIRKAVTGYKNKWLGRYSYDRLLVEDFISQPAVWFRKSFLNEVGLLDENLHYTMDYDLWLRMGAKAEPFIINEYLASFRFYSGSKTGGELNKSLNEVHRLCRRYAKGRKNILMGNWMYRMKIRIGYGLMSCVGR; encoded by the coding sequence ATGAAACTTTCCGTCATCACCCCATCTTTTAATCAGGGCAAATACATAGAGCAGACGATTCAGAGTGTCCTGAATCAGAAAGGTGCTTTTGAGATTGAACATCTGATTATAGACGGCGGGTCAGCGGATGGTACTTTAGATATATTGAAAAGATACAACGGCAGGATAGACTGGGTTTCTGAGAAAGACCGTGGTCAGTCTCATGCAATAAATAAAGGGTTTAATAAGGCAAAGGGCGATATAATCGGATGGCTCAATTCTGATGATTTGTATGAAGATGGGGCATTGCAAAAGATAGTCTCAGTTTTCTCCAACAATGAGGATTGTCAGTGGATAGCGGGCAGGTGCCGAATTATAGATGAAGATGGCATGGAGATACGAAAGGCAGTTACCGGATATAAGAATAAGTGGCTTGGAAGGTATAGTTATGACAGGCTTCTTGTTGAAGATTTTATTTCCCAACCGGCAGTATGGTTCAGAAAATCATTCCTTAATGAGGTTGGGCTGTTAGATGAAAACCTGCACTACACGATGGACTATGATTTGTGGCTTAGAATGGGTGCGAAAGCAGAGCCTTTCATAATCAACGAATACCTTGCATCATTTCGTTTCTATTCCGGTTCTAAAACAGGCGGCGAATTAAATAAGTCCCTTAACGAAGTTCACCGGCTCTGCCGCCGTTATGCAAAAGGCAGGAAGAATATTCTTATGGGGAACTGGATGTACAGGATGAAGATACGGATTGGGTATGGCCTTATGAGCTGCGTTGGAAGGTGA
- a CDS encoding ATP-binding protein, translating into MNKNEIITILNDWNFWKGKLNVGKERSSYRNRIQQFLKTNQIVVITGARRSGKSYIMRQSAKSLIADGVSEKEILMVNFDDPRFEELNTKTLQDIYETYLEFLNPKRKPYIFLDEVQEIEGWEKWVRMIHELGKANVIVSGSNARLLSRELSTLLTGRHLDITVFPLSFSEYLDFNDVAFNDKLDVVHNKLEIMRLFRSYLELGSFPEVVLAGEKKQILLNYFEDILNKDLIRRFKIRKTEKLKGLAKFYFSNISSPVTFNSIEKFLDVSADTVEKFSEYFETAYMLFFLKRFSFKIKQQEKSPKKVYAIDTGLANTAGFRFSQNLGRLAENIVLLELKRLQETDKDIEIFYWKDNTHREVDFVIKRDLAVKQLIQVCWDMNHHETRKREIQSLSKAMKEFKLDEGLIITEDYEGEEKIEEKRIRYVSLWQWLIQNSNPNIEQ; encoded by the coding sequence ATGAACAAAAATGAGATAATAACAATACTCAATGATTGGAATTTCTGGAAAGGTAAGTTGAATGTCGGTAAAGAAAGGTCATCTTATCGAAATCGAATTCAACAGTTCCTGAAGACCAACCAGATTGTAGTAATTACGGGTGCAAGGAGAAGCGGAAAATCTTATATTATGAGGCAGTCGGCAAAATCTCTGATTGCTGATGGGGTGTCTGAAAAAGAGATTTTGATGGTAAATTTTGATGATCCTAGGTTTGAGGAACTAAATACAAAAACACTCCAGGATATATATGAAACGTATCTGGAATTTCTTAATCCTAAGAGAAAACCGTATATATTTCTTGATGAGGTTCAGGAGATTGAAGGTTGGGAAAAATGGGTGAGGATGATCCATGAATTGGGTAAGGCAAATGTAATTGTCTCAGGTTCAAATGCAAGGCTTTTGAGCAGAGAATTATCAACATTGCTTACAGGCAGGCATCTCGACATAACAGTCTTTCCGCTCTCATTTAGTGAGTATCTCGATTTCAATGACGTGGCTTTCAACGATAAACTTGATGTTGTGCATAACAAGTTAGAAATAATGAGATTATTCAGAAGCTATCTTGAATTAGGTTCCTTTCCTGAGGTTGTGCTTGCAGGAGAAAAGAAACAGATATTGTTGAACTACTTTGAAGATATCTTAAATAAAGACCTGATCAGAAGATTCAAGATCAGGAAAACTGAGAAATTAAAGGGCCTTGCAAAGTTTTATTTCAGCAATATATCTTCTCCTGTGACGTTTAATTCTATAGAAAAGTTTTTGGATGTTTCCGCAGATACGGTAGAAAAATTCTCCGAATATTTTGAGACTGCGTACATGTTGTTTTTTCTCAAAAGATTTTCATTTAAAATAAAGCAACAGGAAAAAAGTCCCAAAAAGGTCTATGCTATTGATACCGGTTTAGCAAATACAGCCGGTTTTAGATTCAGTCAGAATCTGGGCAGGCTTGCAGAAAATATTGTTTTACTGGAGTTAAAAAGGCTGCAGGAAACAGACAAGGATATTGAGATATTTTACTGGAAAGATAACACTCATAGAGAAGTAGATTTTGTTATAAAAAGAGATTTAGCAGTAAAACAACTGATACAGGTTTGCTGGGATATGAACCATCATGAAACCCGAAAAAGAGAAATTCAATCGTTGAGCAAGGCGATGAAAGAGTTTAAATTAGATGAAGGATTAATTATTACAGAAGATTACGAAGGTGAAGAGAAGATAGAAGAAAAAAGGATAAGATATGTTTCTTTGTGGCAATGGCTGATACAAAATTCAAATCCTAATATAGAACAATGA
- a CDS encoding GDP-L-fucose synthase: MKIYVAGHRGLVGSAILRKLNERDGTEIVCRTSKELDLRNQADTETFFEEEKPEQMYLSAAKVGGILANNTYKAEFIYDNTAIALNVINAAYKNGVSKLLNLGSSCIYPKLAPQPLKEEHLLIGPLESTNEPYAIAKITAIKLCRYYNEQYGTNYLSVMPTNLYGPQDNFNLETSHVLPALIRKFHLAKLLRNGDIEGLMNDMKTYPLGFGIGKPHPHPDPLPEGEGAKFIPSPILNGGGLEPAPEVVIGGWGWGLFSVEFIEDILKHLGITKDSVVLWGSGEPYREFLYVDDLADACVYLMENYDYKDTGELVNIGMGEDIKIKELAGIIRDVVGFDGRIEHDLSKPDGTPRKLLDISKIKSLGWEPKISLKDGINKTYEWYLKH, from the coding sequence ATGAAGATTTATGTTGCCGGACACAGGGGTCTTGTTGGTTCTGCCATTCTCAGGAAATTGAATGAGAGGGATGGAACTGAAATTGTTTGCAGGACGAGTAAAGAGCTTGACTTAAGAAATCAGGCTGATACGGAGACATTCTTTGAAGAGGAGAAGCCTGAGCAGATGTATCTTTCAGCCGCTAAGGTCGGAGGGATACTTGCGAATAATACTTATAAGGCGGAATTTATTTATGATAATACGGCGATTGCCTTAAATGTTATCAATGCCGCATATAAGAATGGGGTGAGTAAGCTTTTAAACCTTGGTTCATCCTGTATATATCCTAAACTTGCACCTCAGCCTTTGAAAGAGGAGCATTTACTTATAGGCCCTCTGGAATCAACCAATGAACCTTATGCAATTGCGAAGATTACAGCCATAAAACTTTGCAGGTATTACAATGAGCAATATGGGACAAACTATTTATCAGTGATGCCCACTAACCTTTATGGCCCTCAAGATAATTTTAATCTCGAGACATCACACGTCCTGCCTGCATTAATTAGAAAATTCCATCTTGCAAAGCTGTTGAGGAATGGGGATATTGAGGGATTAATGAATGATATGAAGACGTATCCGCTTGGTTTTGGGATTGGAAAACCCCACCCTCACCCTGACCCTCTCCCTGAGGGAGAGGGTGCTAAGTTTATTCCCTCCCCGATACTTAATGGGGGAGGGTTAGAGCCTGCCCCCGAAGTAGTAATCGGGGGGTGGGGATGGGGTTTATTTTCGGTTGAATTCATCGAAGACATCCTTAAACACCTCGGCATCACAAAGGATTCTGTCGTCTTATGGGGCAGCGGCGAACCGTACCGTGAGTTCCTATATGTTGATGACCTCGCCGATGCCTGCGTCTATCTGATGGAGAATTATGATTATAAAGACACAGGAGAGCTTGTTAATATAGGGATGGGAGAGGATATAAAGATAAAAGAACTTGCCGGCATTATAAGAGATGTTGTTGGTTTTGACGGCAGGATAGAGCATGACTTATCAAAGCCTGACGGCACTCCACGAAAACTCCTTGACATATCAAAGATCAAATCACTCGGATGGGAACCAAAGATAAGCTTAAAGGATGGAATTAATAAGACCTATGAGTGGTACTTAAAGCATTAA
- a CDS encoding ATP-binding protein has translation MNKFINRKSDIDAIETEYSRNGAGFIVIYGRRRVGKTTLIKEFLRGKPGLYFLADRQMETELIRRLQDSLSEYLNDANLSEKVSETTTYFSILKTMEI, from the coding sequence ATGAACAAATTTATAAACAGGAAATCAGATATTGATGCCATTGAGACTGAATATAGTAGAAATGGTGCGGGCTTTATAGTCATATATGGCAGGAGGAGGGTTGGTAAGACCACGCTTATTAAGGAGTTCTTAAGAGGAAAACCAGGACTCTATTTTCTTGCTGACAGGCAGATGGAGACTGAATTAATCAGGAGGCTTCAGGATTCTTTATCAGAATATTTAAATGATGCCAACCTTTCAGAAAAGGTATCAGAGACAACCACATATTTTTCTATCCTGAAGACAATGGAGATATGA
- a CDS encoding glycosyltransferase family 4 protein — translation MIRVGFVFDQLNEGWLGGVNYFSNLFNAIYLLPDRKIEPVVFVGLKTDMKMFRDFPAVEVVKSSLLDVPDNIWQIRDILFAKSGNDDNPSVRGSFLRVILSSLFDTSLLLWASRYITRNNFGYDILLERLLRKHNVSLLSHSGFLGTHARIPSLGWIPDFQHLHLKDVFSDNEIKSRNWHYKNICRRCTGLILSSYDARKDLADFAPDCVNKSSVLQFVAGLNSKTDIPPLEDLEDSYKFKGPFFYVPNQFWGHKNHRVVIEALHILKKTGRDVLVFSTGNANDYRQPDLIKSLCTYIEQNNLKENFRMLGLVPRADVIALMRYSISLINPSFFEGWSTTVEEAKSMGKQIMLSDIEVHREQNPPGGIFFDPKDPKDLAEKMWSLWANENSIEEDRKRMNRAKEDLPKRRLAFAEQYQDMVLGVLKMEIEK, via the coding sequence ATGATACGAGTAGGTTTTGTATTTGATCAATTAAATGAAGGGTGGCTGGGCGGGGTAAATTATTTTTCTAATTTATTCAATGCAATATATCTGTTACCTGACAGAAAGATTGAGCCTGTCGTATTTGTCGGATTAAAGACGGATATGAAGATGTTCAGGGATTTTCCGGCGGTAGAGGTGGTGAAGTCAAGCCTGCTGGATGTCCCTGATAATATCTGGCAGATAAGGGATATATTGTTTGCAAAGTCAGGTAATGATGATAACCCTTCCGTCAGGGGTTCATTCCTCAGGGTCATTCTGTCAAGCCTTTTTGATACCTCTCTTTTGCTTTGGGCATCAAGATATATTACAAGAAACAATTTCGGTTATGATATCTTATTGGAGCGGCTCTTACGAAAACATAACGTATCCTTATTGTCTCATTCAGGCTTTCTGGGGACTCATGCAAGAATCCCTTCACTTGGCTGGATCCCTGATTTTCAACACTTACATCTAAAAGATGTTTTCAGTGATAATGAGATTAAATCCCGTAACTGGCATTATAAAAATATATGCAGGCGATGTACAGGGCTGATCCTCAGCAGTTATGATGCAAGAAAAGACCTTGCCGATTTTGCCCCTGATTGTGTAAATAAGTCCAGCGTCCTTCAATTTGTGGCAGGTCTTAACAGCAAGACTGATATACCGCCATTAGAGGATTTAGAGGATAGCTATAAATTTAAAGGTCCTTTTTTCTATGTACCAAATCAGTTCTGGGGGCACAAGAACCATCGTGTGGTTATTGAGGCCCTCCATATCTTGAAAAAGACGGGGCGGGATGTCCTTGTATTTTCAACCGGAAATGCTAATGACTACAGACAGCCGGATCTTATCAAATCGCTCTGTACCTATATTGAACAGAATAATCTCAAAGAAAATTTCAGGATGCTGGGTCTTGTACCACGTGCTGATGTGATAGCTCTGATGCGTTATTCCATTTCATTGATTAATCCCTCCTTTTTTGAAGGGTGGAGCACTACAGTTGAAGAGGCCAAGTCTATGGGAAAGCAAATTATGCTCTCTGACATAGAAGTGCACAGAGAACAGAATCCGCCTGGCGGCATATTCTTCGATCCCAAAGATCCCAAAGACCTCGCTGAGAAGATGTGGAGTTTATGGGCAAATGAGAATAGTATTGAGGAAGACCGGAAACGTATGAACCGTGCGAAAGAAGATTTACCAAAGAGAAGGCTTGCTTTTGCTGAACAGTATCAGGATATGGTGTTAGGGGTTTTAAAAATGGAGATTGAGAAATGA
- a CDS encoding DUF2384 domain-containing protein, giving the protein MPAIAKHRPVRARKTDNPVAEIKRLLNPSDGELSLLLDTGIRTVYRWLEDGPPAQYYPLIRLQELIALALKSLNEDAITEWFHEPNRALGGSIPLRLVLDPRGFDLVREELWNAAHGLPL; this is encoded by the coding sequence ATGCCTGCAATTGCCAAACATAGACCAGTCCGGGCAAGAAAGACCGATAACCCGGTTGCTGAAATCAAGCGTCTTTTAAATCCGTCTGATGGGGAGCTTTCCCTGCTGTTGGATACCGGCATCAGGACCGTCTACCGCTGGTTAGAGGATGGTCCGCCGGCGCAGTATTATCCGTTGATCAGGCTGCAGGAGCTTATTGCCCTTGCCTTGAAGTCTTTGAATGAAGATGCGATTACTGAATGGTTTCACGAACCCAATCGGGCACTTGGAGGATCAATTCCGCTGCGGCTGGTCTTGGACCCCCGCGGTTTTGATCTTGTCCGCGAAGAATTGTGGAATGCCGCACACGGACTACCCTTGTAA